From Saccopteryx leptura isolate mSacLep1 chromosome 3, mSacLep1_pri_phased_curated, whole genome shotgun sequence, one genomic window encodes:
- the GPAA1 gene encoding glycosylphosphatidylinositol anchor attachment 1 protein: protein MGLLSDPARRRALVRLILHLNAPLCVLSYVAGITWFLALAFPPLTQRTYMSENAMGSTMVEEQFAGGDRARGFARDFAAHQRKSGALPVAWLERTMRSVGLEVYTQSFSRKLPFPDEIHERYMVSGTNVYGILRAPRAASTESLVFTVPSGPNSTNSQAVGLLLALAAHFRGQIYWAKDIIFLVTEHDLLGTEAWLEAYHDVNVTGMQSSPLQGRAGAIQAAVALELNSDVVTSLDVAVEGLNGQLPNLDLLNLFQTFCQKGGLLCTLQGKLQPQDWTSIEGPLQGLQTLLLMVLQQASGRPHGPHGLFLRYRVEALTLRGINSFRQYKYDLVAVGKALEGMFRKLNHLLERLHQSFFFYLLPALSHFVSIGLYMPAAGFLLLVLGLKALELWMQLQEARVGPEAAGAASRPGPPLPAAQGVGLASLVAPLLISQAMGLALYILPVLGQHVAAQHFPVAEAEAVVLTLLAIYAAGLALPHNTHRVVSTQAPDRGWMALKLVALIYLALQLACIALTNFSLGFLLAATMVPAAVLTEPYGPWPLYAALLVLTSPAATLLGSLFVWRELQEAPLSLAEGWQLFLAALAQGVLEHHTYGALLFPLLALGLYPCWLLFWNVLFWK from the exons ATGGGCCTCCTGTCGGACCCGGCGCGCCGACGCGCGCTCGTCCGCCTCATTCTGCACCTGAACGCGCCGCTCTG CGTGCTGAGCTATGTGGCCGGCATCACCTGGTTCCTGGCGCTGGCTTTCCCGCCGCTGACCCAGCGCACTTACATGTCGGAGAACGCCATGGGGTCCACCATGGTGGAGGAGCAGTTTGCGGGCGGAGACAGGGCGCGGGGCTTTGCGCGGGACTTCGCTGCCCACCAGAGGAAGTCTGG GGCTTTGCCAGTGGCCTGGCTGGAGCGGACGATGCGGTCGGTGGGGCTGGAGGTCTACACTCAGAGTTTCTCCCGGAAACTGCCCTTTCCAGATGAGATCCATGAGCGCTAT ATGGTGTCAGGCACCAACGTGTACGGCATCCTGCGGGCCCCGCGTGCTGCCAGTACTGAGTCTCTGGTGTTCACCGTACCGAGTGGCCCTAACTCGACCAATAGCCAGGCTGTGGGGCTGCTGCTAGCACTGGCTGCCCACTTTCGGG GTCAGATTTACTGGGCCAAAGACATCATCTTCCTGGTGACAGAACACGACCTTCTGGGCACTGAGGCGTGGCTTGAAGCCTACCACGATGTCAATGTCACGG GCATGCAGTCATCCCCTCTGCAGGGCCGGGCTGGGGCCATCCAGGCGGCTGTAGCTCTGGAGCTGAACAGCGATGTGGTCACTAGCCTTGATGTGGCTGTAGAGGGCCTCAATGGACAGTTGCCCAACCTTGACCTGCTCAACCTCTTCCAGACCTTCTGCCAGAAAGGGGGGCTGCTGTGTACGCTGCAGGGCAAG TTGCAGCCCCAGGACTGGACGTCAATAGAGGGGCCACTACAGGGTCTGCAGACACTGCTGCTCATGGTTCTGCAGCAAGCCTCTGGCCGTCCGCACGGTCCCCATGGCCTCTTCCTGCGTTACCGCGTGGAGGCCCTAACCCTACGTGGCATCAATAGTTTCCGCCAATATAAGTATGACCTGGTGGCCGTGGGCAA GGCCCTGGAGGGGATGTTCCGCAAGCTCAACCACCTGCTGGAGCGCCTGCACCAGTCCTTCTTCTTCTAcctgctccctgccctctcccACTTCGTCTCCATCGGCCTCTACATGCCCGCTGCCGGCTTCCTGCTCCTGGTTCTTGGTCTCAAG GCTCTGGAACTGTGGATGCAGCTGCAGGAGGCCAGAGTGGGCCCTGAGGCGGCGGGGGCAGCCTCCAGACCCGGTCCTCCCCTCCCCGCAGCACAG GGTGTGGGACTGGCTTCCCTTGTGGCGCCCTTGCTCATCTCACAGGCCATGGGCCTGGCCCTCTACATTCTCCCAGTGCTGGGCCAGCATGTGGCCGCCCAGCACTTCCCCGTGGCCGAGGCTGAGGCGGTGGTGCTGACGCTGCTGGCCATCTATGCAGCTGGCCTGGCCCTTCCACACAACACCCACCG TGTGGTGAGCACACAGGCCCCAGACAGAGGCTGGATGGCACTGAAGCTGGTAGCCCTGATCTACCTGGCACTACAGCTGGCCTGCATTGCCCTCACCAATTTCTCACTGGGCTTCCTGCTGGCTGCCACCATGGTGCCTGCTGCTGTGCTCACGGAGCCCTATGGGCCCTG GCCACTCTATGCGGCCCTGCTGGTACTGACCAGCCCAGCAGCAACGCTCCTGGGCAGCCTGTTTGTGTGGCGGGAGCTCCAGGAGGCACCCCTGTCGCTGGCTGAAGGCTGGCAGCTCTTCCTGGCGGCACTGGCGCAGGGCGTGCTGGAGCACCACACCTACGGGGCCCTGCTCTtcccgctgctggctctgggCCTCTACCCTTGCTGGCTGCTGTTCTGGAATGTGCTTTTCTGGAAGTGA
- the OPLAH gene encoding 5-oxoprolinase isoform X1 — MGSPEGRFHFAIDRGGTFTDVFAQCPGGHVRVLKLLSEDPANYADAPTEGIRRILEQEGGMLLPRDRPLDTSRIASIRMGTTVATNALLERRGERVALLVTRGFRDLLHVGTQARENLFDLAVPMSEVLYEEVLEVEERVVLYRGEPGAGTPVKGRTGDLLEVQQPVDLGALRGKLEGLLSRGIRSLAVVLMHSYTWAQHEHQVGALARELGFTQVSLSSEAMPMVRIVPRGHTACADAYLTPAIQRYVQGFRQGFQGQLKDVQVLFMRSDGGLAPMDSFSGSRAVLSGPAGGVVGYSATTYRAEGGQPVIGFDMGGTSTDVSRYAGEFEHVFEANTAGVTLQAPQLDINTVAAGGGSRLFFRSGLFVVGPESAGAHPGPACYRKGGPVTVTDANLVLGRLLPASFPCIFGPGEDQPLSPEASRKALEAVATDINSFLTNGPCPTAPLSLEEVAMGFVRVANEAMCRPIRALTQARGHDPSAHVLACFGGAGGQHACAIARALGMDTVHIHRHSGLLSALGLALADVVHEAQEPCSLPYTPETFVQLDQRLSRLEEQCVDALRAQGFPRSQISTESFLHLRYQGTDCALMVSAHQHPATARSPRAGDFGAAFTERYMREFGFVIPERPVVVDDVRVRGTGRSGLRLEDFPKAQTGPPRVDKVTQCYFEGGYQETPVYLLGELGCGHKLQGPCLIIDSNSTILVEPGCQAEVTEAGDIRITVGAESPTNTVGAQLDPIHLSIFSHRFMSIAEQMGRILQRTAISTNIKERLDFSCALFGPDGGLVSNAPHIPVHLGAMQETVQFQIQHLGTDLHPGDVLLSNHPSAGGSHLPDLTVITPVFWPGQTRPVFYVASRGHHADIGGITPGSMPPHSTSLQQEGAVFLSFKLVQGGVFQEEAVTEALRAPGKIPGCSGTRNLHDNLSDLRAQVAANQKGIQLVGELIGQYGLDVVQAYMGHIQANAELAVRDMLRAFGTSRQARGLPLEVSAEDHMDDGSPIRLRVHINLNQGSAVFDFSGTGPEVFGNLNAPRAITLSALIYCLRCLVGRDIPLNQGCLAPVSVVIPRGSILDPSPEAAVVGGNVLTSQRVVDVILGAFGACAASQGCMNNVTLGNAHMGYYETVAGGAGAGPGWHGRSGVHSHMTNTRITDPEILESRYPVILRRFELRLGSGGRGRFRGGDGVVRELLFREEALLSVLTERRAFRPYGLQGGEPGARGLNLLIRKDGRKVNLGGKTSVPVYPGDVFCLHTPGGGGYGDPEDPAPPPGSPPQLPAFSERGSVYEYRRAQEAV, encoded by the exons ATGGGCAGCCCCGAGGGGCGCTTTCATTTTGCCATCGACCGTGGAGGCACCTTTACAGACGTCTTTGCCCAATGCCCAGGGGGGCACGTGAGGGTCTTGAAGCTGCTCTCTGAGGACCCCGCTAACTATGCGGACGCCCCCACCGAGGGCATTCGTCGCATTCTGGAGCAG GAGGGGGGCATGCTGTTGCCAAGGGACCGGCCACTGGACACCAGCCGCATTGCGAGCATCCGGATGGGCACCACTGTGGCCACCAATGCCCTGCTGGAGAGGCGGGGGGAGCGGGTGGCGCTGCTGGTGACGCGTGGGTTCCGAGACCTGCTGCATGTGGGCACCCAGGCCCGTGAGAACCTCTTTGACCTG GCTGTGCCCATGTCCGAGGTGCTGTACGAAGAGGTGCTGGAAGTAGAGGAGCGTGTGGTGTTGTATCGTGGAGAGCCAGGTGCCGGGACACCAGTCAAAG GCCGCACAGGGGACCTGCTGGAAGTACAGCAGCCTGTGGACCTGGGGGCCCTGCGTGGGAAGCTGGAGGGCCTCCTGTCCCGAGGCATCCGGAGCCTGGCCGTGGTGCTCATGCACTCCTACAC GTGGGCCCAGCACGAGCACCAGGTGGGTGCGctggcccgggagctgggctTCACGCAGGTGTCTCTGTCCTCGGAGGCCATGCCCATGGTGCGCATTGTGCCGCGGGGGCACACAGCCTGCGCCGATGCGTACCTCACACCTGCCATTCAGCGTTACGTGCAAGGCTTCCGCCAGGGCTTCCAGGGCCAGCTCAAG GATGTGCAGGTGCTCTTCATGCGCTCCGATGGCGGCCTGGCACCCATGGACTCCTTCAGCGGCTCTCGGGCTGTGCTGTCCGGCCCGGCCGGGGGTGTGGTCGGTTACTCTGCCACCACCTACCGGGCAGAGGGCGGCCAGCCTGTCATTGGATTTGACATGGGAG GCACGTCGACCGATGTCAGCCGCTATGCCGGGGAGTTTGAGCATGTCTTTGAGGCCAACACGGCAGGGGTCACTCTCCAGGCCCCCCAGCTGGACATCAACACAGTAGCAGCTGGTGGGGGCTCCCGCCTCTTCTTCAG GTCCGGCCTGTTCGTGGTGGGGCCGGAGTCTGCAGGAGCccaccctggccctgcctgctacCGTAAAG GGGGCCCAGTGACAGTGACGGATGCTAATCTGGTCTTGGGTCGCCTGCTGCCTGCCTCCTTCCCCTGCATTTTTGGGCCGGGTGAGGACCAGCCACTGTCCCCTGAGGCTTCCCGAAAAGCCCTGGAGGCTGTGGCCACTGACATCAACAGCTTCCTGACCAACGGGCCTTGCCCCACCGCTCCGCTGAGCCTGGAAGAGGTGGCCATGGGGTTCGTGCGTGTGGCCAACGAGGCCATGTGCCGGCCCATTCGTGCCCTGACGCAG GCACGAGGTCACGACCCCTCGGCACACGTGCTGGCTTGCTTCGGGGGAGCTGGTGGGCAGCATGCTTGTGCCATCGCCCGGGCCCTGGGCATGGACACTGTGCACATTCACAG GCACAGCGGGCTGCTCTCAGCACTGGGGCTGGCTCTGGCAGACGTGGTCCACGAGGCGCAGGAACCTTGCTCCCTTCCCTACACGCCCGAGACCTTTGTGCAGCTGGACCAGAGGCTGAGCCGGCTGGAAGAGCAGTGTGTGGATGCCCTGCGGGCCCAGGGCTTCCCCAG GTCCCAGATCAGCACGGAGAGCTTCCTGCACCTGCGTTACCAGGGCACAGATTGCGCCCTGATGGTGTCCGCCCACCAGCACCCAGCCACTGCCCGCTCACCCCGTGCTGGCGACTTCGGGGCAGCCTTCACGGAGAG GTACATGAGAGAGTTTGGCTTCGTCATCCCTGAACGACCCGTGGTGGTGGATGATGTGCGGGTGAGGGGCACCGGGCGCAGCGGCCTTCGCCTCGAGGACTTTCCCAAAGCCCAGACCGGGCCTCCCCGGGTAGACAAG GTGACCCAGTGCTACTTTGAGGGGGGTTACCAGGAGACCCCTGTGTACCTGCTGGGAGAGCTGGGCTGTGGGCACAAGCTTCAGGGGCCTTGCCTCATCATCGACAGCAACAG caccATCCTGGTCGAGCCAGGCTGCCAGGCAGAGGTGACTGAGGCCGGGGACATCCGCATCACGGTAGGGGCCGAGTCCCCGACCAACACGGTGGGCGCCCAGCTGGACCCCATCCACCTGTCCATCTTCTCACACCGCTTCATGAGCATTGCCG AGCAGATGGGCCGCATCCTGCAGCGCACGGCCATCTCCACGAACATCAAGGAGCGCCTGGACTTCTCCTGTGCCCTCTTTGGGCCCGATGGGGGGCTGGTCTCCAACGCCCCCCACATCCCTGTGCACCTGGGTGCCATGCAGGAGACCGTGCAATTCCAG ATCCAGCACCTGGGGACTGACCTCCACCCCGGCGACGTGCTGCTGAGCAACCACCCCAGCGCTGGGGGCAGCCATTTGCCAGACCTGACTGTCATCACGCCG GTGTTTTGGCCGGGTCAGACTCGACCTGTGTTCTATGTGGCCAGCCGTGGCCACCACGCAGACATTGGGGGCATCACACCAGGCTCCATGCCTCCTCACTCCACCTCACTGCAGCAGGAGGGCGCTGTCTTTCTGTCCTTCAAACTTGTCCAAGGAGGCGTCTTCCAGGAGGAGG CGGTAACAGAGGCCCTGAGGGCCCCAGGCAAGATTCCTGGCTGCAGTGGGACGCGGAACCTGCACGACAACCTCTCAGATCTTCGCGCCCAGGTGGCAGCCAACCAGAAGGGCATCCAGCTGGTGGGAGAGCTGATCGGGCAGTACGGGCTGGACGTGGTGCAGGCCTACATGGGCCATATTCAG GCTAATGCAGAGCTGGCTGTGCGGGACATGCTTCGGGCCTTTGGGACCTCCCGGCAGGCCCGGGGCCTGCCTCTGGAAGTGTCTGCAGAGGACCACATGGATGACGGCTCCCCCATCCGACTCCGGGTGCATATCAACCTGAACCAG GGCAGCGCGGTGTTTGACTTCAGCGGTACCGGGCCGGAAGTGTTTGGCAACCTCAACGCACCGCGGGCCATCACGCTGTCTGCTCTCATCTACTGCCTGCGCTGTCTGGTGGGCCGCGACATTCCACTCAACCAG GGCTGCCTGGCGCCCGTTAGCGTCGTGATTCCTCGAGGCTCCATCCTGGACCCCTCCCCGGAGGCGGCTGTGGTGGGCGGCAACGTGCTGACGTCGCAGCGCGTGGTTGATGTCATTCTGGGGGCCTTCGGGGCTTGTGCCGCGTCCCAG GGTTGTATGAACAACGTGACCCTGGGCAACGCCCACATGGGCTACTACGAGACAGTGGCGGGCGGCGCGGGCGCGGGCCCTGGCTGGCACGGGCGCAGCGGGGTGCATAGCCACATGACCAATACGCGCATCACCGATCCCGAGATCCTGGAGAGCAG ATACCCGGTCATCCTGCGTCGCTTCGAGCTGAGGCTGGGGTCTGGGGGCCGCGGCCGCTTTCGGGGCGGCGATGGGGTCGTCCGGGAGCTGCTGTTTCGCGAAGAGGCGTTGCTGTCCGTACTAACCGAGCGCCGCGCCTTCCGGCCTTATGGCCTCCAAG GGGGTGAGCCCGGTGCCCGTGGCCTAAACCTGCTGATCCGCAAGGATGGTCGGAAGGTGAACCTGGGCGGGAAGACGTCGGTGCCTGTGTACCCTGGG GACGTGTTCTGCCTCCACACACCCGGTGGCGGGGGCTACGGGGACCCCGAGGACCCTGCCCCACCTCCGGGGTCGCCCCCGCAGCTCCCAGCATTCTCTGAGCGCGGCAGCGTCTATGAGTACCGCAGGGCCCAGGAGGCTGTGTGA
- the EXOSC4 gene encoding exosome complex component RRP41: MAGLELLSDQGYRVDGRRAGELRKIQARMGVFAQADGSAYIEQGNTKALAVVYGPHEIRGSRARALPDRALVNCQYSSATFSTGERKRRPHGDRKSCEMGLQLRQTFEAAILTQLHPRSQIDIYVQVLQADGGTYAACVNAATLAVLDAGIPMRDFVCACSAGFVDGTALADLSHVEEAAGGPQLALALLPASGQIALLEMDARLHEDHLERVLEAAARAARDVHTLLDRVVRQHVREASILLGD, from the exons ATGGCGGGATTAGAGCTCCTGTCGGACCAGGGCTACCGGGTGGACGGGCGGCGCGCTGGAGAGCTGCGCAAGATCCAGGCGCGGATGGGCGTGTTCGCACAGGCCGACGGCTCGGCTTACATCGAACAGGGCAACACCAAGGCGCTGGCGGTGGTCTACGGGCCGCACGAG ATTCGGGGCTCCCGGGCAAGAGCCCTACCAGATAGGGCCCTGGTAAACTGTCAGTACAGTTCTGCGACCTTCAGCACAGGTGAGCGCAAGCGGCGACCACATGGGGACCGGAAGTCCTGTGAGATGGGTCTGCAGCTGCGTCAGACCTTCGAGGCAGCCATCCTCACGCAGCTGCACCCTCGCTCCCAGATTGATATCTATGTACAG GTGCTGCAGGCAGATGGTGGGACCTATGCAGCTTGTGTGAATGCAGCAACGCTGGCAGTGCTGGATGCGGGGATACCAATGCGGGACTTTGTGTGCGCCTGCTCAGCTGGCTTTGTGGATGGCACAGCCCTGGCAGACCTCAGCCATGTAGAGGAAGCAGCTGGTGGTCcccagctggccctggccctgctgccAGCCTCAGGCCAGATCGCACTGCTTGAAATGGATGCCAGGCTGCATGAGGACCACCTGGAACGGGTGTTAGAGGCCGCTGCCCGGGCTGCCCGAGATGTTCATACCCTGCTGGACCGTGTGGTCCGCCAGCATGTACGTGAGGCCTCTATCTTGCTGGGGGACTGA
- the OPLAH gene encoding 5-oxoprolinase isoform X2, translated as MQGPGAPGAPGQVLQKAGSLPGQAGPGLVRAGRAARTEQTASDAEPLGQNSDRRPRVWGSRRRLPSGRLAPGSVFWPQREHQVLPGLQPEESLQESSPVIMGSPEGRFHFAIDRGGTFTDVFAQCPGGHVRVLKLLSEDPANYADAPTEGIRRILEQEGGMLLPRDRPLDTSRIASIRMGTTVATNALLERRGERVALLVTRGFRDLLHVGTQARENLFDLAVPMSEVLYEEVLEVEERVVLYRGEPGAGTPVKGRTGDLLEVQQPVDLGALRGKLEGLLSRGIRSLAVVLMHSYTWAQHEHQVGALARELGFTQVSLSSEAMPMVRIVPRGHTACADAYLTPAIQRYVQGFRQGFQGQLKDVQVLFMRSDGGLAPMDSFSGSRAVLSGPAGGVVGYSATTYRAEGGQPVIGFDMGGTSTDVSRYAGEFEHVFEANTAGVTLQAPQLDINTVAAGGGSRLFFRSGLFVVGPESAGAHPGPACYRKGGPVTVTDANLVLGRLLPASFPCIFGPGEDQPLSPEASRKALEAVATDINSFLTNGPCPTAPLSLEEVAMGFVRVANEAMCRPIRALTQARGHDPSAHVLACFGGAGGQHACAIARALGMDTVHIHRHSGLLSALGLALADVVHEAQEPCSLPYTPETFVQLDQRLSRLEEQCVDALRAQGFPRSQISTESFLHLRYQGTDCALMVSAHQHPATARSPRAGDFGAAFTERYMREFGFVIPERPVVVDDVRVRGTGRSGLRLEDFPKAQTGPPRVDKVTQCYFEGGYQETPVYLLGELGCGHKLQGPCLIIDSNSTILVEPGCQAEVTEAGDIRITVGAESPTNTVGAQLDPIHLSIFSHRFMSIAEQMGRILQRTAISTNIKERLDFSCALFGPDGGLVSNAPHIPVHLGAMQETVQFQIQHLGTDLHPGDVLLSNHPSAGGSHLPDLTVITPVFWPGQTRPVFYVASRGHHADIGGITPGSMPPHSTSLQQEGAVFLSFKLVQGGVFQEEAVTEALRAPGKIPGCSGTRNLHDNLSDLRAQVAANQKGIQLVGELIGQYGLDVVQAYMGHIQANAELAVRDMLRAFGTSRQARGLPLEVSAEDHMDDGSPIRLRVHINLNQGSAVFDFSGTGPEVFGNLNAPRAITLSALIYCLRCLVGRDIPLNQGCLAPVSVVIPRGSILDPSPEAAVVGGNVLTSQRVVDVILGAFGACAASQGCMNNVTLGNAHMGYYETVAGGAGAGPGWHGRSGVHSHMTNTRITDPEILESRYPVILRRFELRLGSGGRGRFRGGDGVVRELLFREEALLSVLTERRAFRPYGLQGGEPGARGLNLLIRKDGRKVNLGGKTSVPVYPGDVFCLHTPGGGGYGDPEDPAPPPGSPPQLPAFSERGSVYEYRRAQEAV; from the exons ATGCAAGGCCCGGGAGCGCCGGGAGCACCGGGACAGGTCTTGCAGAAGGCGGGCTCGCTTCCGGGCCAGGCCGGGCCGGGGCTGGTTCGGGCAGGGAGAGCAGCCCGAACGGAACAAACCGCGAGCGACGCAGAGCCACTCGGCCAG AACTCAGACAGACGTCCCCGGGTTTGGGGATCCCGACGGCGCCTCCCCTCTGGAAGGCTTGCTCCAGGCTCTGTGTTTTGGCCCCAACGGGAGCACCAAG TTCTCCCAGGACTGCAGCCGGAAGAGTCCTTGCAGGAGTCCAGCCCCGTCATCATGGGCAGCCCCGAGGGGCGCTTTCATTTTGCCATCGACCGTGGAGGCACCTTTACAGACGTCTTTGCCCAATGCCCAGGGGGGCACGTGAGGGTCTTGAAGCTGCTCTCTGAGGACCCCGCTAACTATGCGGACGCCCCCACCGAGGGCATTCGTCGCATTCTGGAGCAG GAGGGGGGCATGCTGTTGCCAAGGGACCGGCCACTGGACACCAGCCGCATTGCGAGCATCCGGATGGGCACCACTGTGGCCACCAATGCCCTGCTGGAGAGGCGGGGGGAGCGGGTGGCGCTGCTGGTGACGCGTGGGTTCCGAGACCTGCTGCATGTGGGCACCCAGGCCCGTGAGAACCTCTTTGACCTG GCTGTGCCCATGTCCGAGGTGCTGTACGAAGAGGTGCTGGAAGTAGAGGAGCGTGTGGTGTTGTATCGTGGAGAGCCAGGTGCCGGGACACCAGTCAAAG GCCGCACAGGGGACCTGCTGGAAGTACAGCAGCCTGTGGACCTGGGGGCCCTGCGTGGGAAGCTGGAGGGCCTCCTGTCCCGAGGCATCCGGAGCCTGGCCGTGGTGCTCATGCACTCCTACAC GTGGGCCCAGCACGAGCACCAGGTGGGTGCGctggcccgggagctgggctTCACGCAGGTGTCTCTGTCCTCGGAGGCCATGCCCATGGTGCGCATTGTGCCGCGGGGGCACACAGCCTGCGCCGATGCGTACCTCACACCTGCCATTCAGCGTTACGTGCAAGGCTTCCGCCAGGGCTTCCAGGGCCAGCTCAAG GATGTGCAGGTGCTCTTCATGCGCTCCGATGGCGGCCTGGCACCCATGGACTCCTTCAGCGGCTCTCGGGCTGTGCTGTCCGGCCCGGCCGGGGGTGTGGTCGGTTACTCTGCCACCACCTACCGGGCAGAGGGCGGCCAGCCTGTCATTGGATTTGACATGGGAG GCACGTCGACCGATGTCAGCCGCTATGCCGGGGAGTTTGAGCATGTCTTTGAGGCCAACACGGCAGGGGTCACTCTCCAGGCCCCCCAGCTGGACATCAACACAGTAGCAGCTGGTGGGGGCTCCCGCCTCTTCTTCAG GTCCGGCCTGTTCGTGGTGGGGCCGGAGTCTGCAGGAGCccaccctggccctgcctgctacCGTAAAG GGGGCCCAGTGACAGTGACGGATGCTAATCTGGTCTTGGGTCGCCTGCTGCCTGCCTCCTTCCCCTGCATTTTTGGGCCGGGTGAGGACCAGCCACTGTCCCCTGAGGCTTCCCGAAAAGCCCTGGAGGCTGTGGCCACTGACATCAACAGCTTCCTGACCAACGGGCCTTGCCCCACCGCTCCGCTGAGCCTGGAAGAGGTGGCCATGGGGTTCGTGCGTGTGGCCAACGAGGCCATGTGCCGGCCCATTCGTGCCCTGACGCAG GCACGAGGTCACGACCCCTCGGCACACGTGCTGGCTTGCTTCGGGGGAGCTGGTGGGCAGCATGCTTGTGCCATCGCCCGGGCCCTGGGCATGGACACTGTGCACATTCACAG GCACAGCGGGCTGCTCTCAGCACTGGGGCTGGCTCTGGCAGACGTGGTCCACGAGGCGCAGGAACCTTGCTCCCTTCCCTACACGCCCGAGACCTTTGTGCAGCTGGACCAGAGGCTGAGCCGGCTGGAAGAGCAGTGTGTGGATGCCCTGCGGGCCCAGGGCTTCCCCAG GTCCCAGATCAGCACGGAGAGCTTCCTGCACCTGCGTTACCAGGGCACAGATTGCGCCCTGATGGTGTCCGCCCACCAGCACCCAGCCACTGCCCGCTCACCCCGTGCTGGCGACTTCGGGGCAGCCTTCACGGAGAG GTACATGAGAGAGTTTGGCTTCGTCATCCCTGAACGACCCGTGGTGGTGGATGATGTGCGGGTGAGGGGCACCGGGCGCAGCGGCCTTCGCCTCGAGGACTTTCCCAAAGCCCAGACCGGGCCTCCCCGGGTAGACAAG GTGACCCAGTGCTACTTTGAGGGGGGTTACCAGGAGACCCCTGTGTACCTGCTGGGAGAGCTGGGCTGTGGGCACAAGCTTCAGGGGCCTTGCCTCATCATCGACAGCAACAG caccATCCTGGTCGAGCCAGGCTGCCAGGCAGAGGTGACTGAGGCCGGGGACATCCGCATCACGGTAGGGGCCGAGTCCCCGACCAACACGGTGGGCGCCCAGCTGGACCCCATCCACCTGTCCATCTTCTCACACCGCTTCATGAGCATTGCCG AGCAGATGGGCCGCATCCTGCAGCGCACGGCCATCTCCACGAACATCAAGGAGCGCCTGGACTTCTCCTGTGCCCTCTTTGGGCCCGATGGGGGGCTGGTCTCCAACGCCCCCCACATCCCTGTGCACCTGGGTGCCATGCAGGAGACCGTGCAATTCCAG ATCCAGCACCTGGGGACTGACCTCCACCCCGGCGACGTGCTGCTGAGCAACCACCCCAGCGCTGGGGGCAGCCATTTGCCAGACCTGACTGTCATCACGCCG GTGTTTTGGCCGGGTCAGACTCGACCTGTGTTCTATGTGGCCAGCCGTGGCCACCACGCAGACATTGGGGGCATCACACCAGGCTCCATGCCTCCTCACTCCACCTCACTGCAGCAGGAGGGCGCTGTCTTTCTGTCCTTCAAACTTGTCCAAGGAGGCGTCTTCCAGGAGGAGG CGGTAACAGAGGCCCTGAGGGCCCCAGGCAAGATTCCTGGCTGCAGTGGGACGCGGAACCTGCACGACAACCTCTCAGATCTTCGCGCCCAGGTGGCAGCCAACCAGAAGGGCATCCAGCTGGTGGGAGAGCTGATCGGGCAGTACGGGCTGGACGTGGTGCAGGCCTACATGGGCCATATTCAG GCTAATGCAGAGCTGGCTGTGCGGGACATGCTTCGGGCCTTTGGGACCTCCCGGCAGGCCCGGGGCCTGCCTCTGGAAGTGTCTGCAGAGGACCACATGGATGACGGCTCCCCCATCCGACTCCGGGTGCATATCAACCTGAACCAG GGCAGCGCGGTGTTTGACTTCAGCGGTACCGGGCCGGAAGTGTTTGGCAACCTCAACGCACCGCGGGCCATCACGCTGTCTGCTCTCATCTACTGCCTGCGCTGTCTGGTGGGCCGCGACATTCCACTCAACCAG GGCTGCCTGGCGCCCGTTAGCGTCGTGATTCCTCGAGGCTCCATCCTGGACCCCTCCCCGGAGGCGGCTGTGGTGGGCGGCAACGTGCTGACGTCGCAGCGCGTGGTTGATGTCATTCTGGGGGCCTTCGGGGCTTGTGCCGCGTCCCAG GGTTGTATGAACAACGTGACCCTGGGCAACGCCCACATGGGCTACTACGAGACAGTGGCGGGCGGCGCGGGCGCGGGCCCTGGCTGGCACGGGCGCAGCGGGGTGCATAGCCACATGACCAATACGCGCATCACCGATCCCGAGATCCTGGAGAGCAG ATACCCGGTCATCCTGCGTCGCTTCGAGCTGAGGCTGGGGTCTGGGGGCCGCGGCCGCTTTCGGGGCGGCGATGGGGTCGTCCGGGAGCTGCTGTTTCGCGAAGAGGCGTTGCTGTCCGTACTAACCGAGCGCCGCGCCTTCCGGCCTTATGGCCTCCAAG GGGGTGAGCCCGGTGCCCGTGGCCTAAACCTGCTGATCCGCAAGGATGGTCGGAAGGTGAACCTGGGCGGGAAGACGTCGGTGCCTGTGTACCCTGGG GACGTGTTCTGCCTCCACACACCCGGTGGCGGGGGCTACGGGGACCCCGAGGACCCTGCCCCACCTCCGGGGTCGCCCCCGCAGCTCCCAGCATTCTCTGAGCGCGGCAGCGTCTATGAGTACCGCAGGGCCCAGGAGGCTGTGTGA